In Deinococcus ruber, a genomic segment contains:
- a CDS encoding GNAT family N-acetyltransferase: MADFAAMEFGGLTVEVLSGPQIASAVPALSRLRVAVFREFPYLYAGDEAYETQYLQTYLDAPSSLVALVRTQSGEVVGASSALPLSAELPELRAPFEAASLPVGKFWYLAESVLLPEYRGRGLGVRFFAERERRGRELGYRTATFCAVDRPAQHPRRPAGYVPLDAFWTERGYHRRGDLRAFLSWQDLDEAHESPKPMTFWLKELT; encoded by the coding sequence GTGGCTGACTTCGCTGCGATGGAGTTCGGCGGGCTGACGGTCGAGGTTCTAAGCGGGCCGCAGATCGCGTCCGCCGTTCCCGCGCTGTCGCGGCTGCGGGTGGCGGTGTTCCGCGAGTTTCCCTATCTGTATGCCGGAGACGAGGCCTACGAAACGCAGTATCTCCAGACGTATCTGGACGCGCCCAGCAGTCTGGTAGCGCTGGTTCGCACCCAGAGCGGAGAGGTGGTCGGTGCGTCGAGCGCCCTGCCGCTGAGCGCCGAACTGCCGGAACTGCGTGCGCCTTTCGAGGCGGCGAGCCTGCCTGTCGGGAAATTCTGGTATCTGGCCGAGAGCGTGCTGCTGCCCGAGTACCGGGGGCGTGGGCTGGGCGTGCGCTTTTTTGCCGAGCGCGAGCGGCGCGGGCGCGAACTCGGCTACCGCACCGCCACCTTCTGCGCGGTGGACAGGCCCGCCCAGCATCCGCGTCGGCCCGCCGGGTACGTGCCGCTGGACGCCTTCTGGACGGAGCGGGGCTACCACAGGCGGGGCGATCTGCGGGCGTTTCTGAGCTGGCAGGATCTGGATGAAGCGCACGAATCGCCCAAACCCATGACCTTCTGGCTCAAGGAGCTGACATGA
- a CDS encoding ketosteroid isomerase-related protein, producing MQAAIDLIRAYYAAFNARDRAAMTALLTDDVAHDLNQSGRETGREAFAAFMTRMDASYREELQDIVIMANEDGTRAAAEYVVHGEYIATDSGLPEANGQRYVLPGGAFFELRGGRIARITNYYDLQDWIRQVGG from the coding sequence GTGCGTACTACGCGGCCTTCAATGCCCGTGACCGCGCCGCCATGACCGCCCTTCTGACCGACGACGTGGCGCACGACCTGAACCAGAGCGGGCGCGAGACGGGCCGGGAAGCCTTCGCCGCCTTCATGACGCGCATGGACGCCAGCTACCGCGAAGAGCTGCAAGACATCGTGATCATGGCGAACGAGGACGGCACCCGCGCCGCCGCCGAATATGTGGTGCACGGCGAGTACATCGCCACCGACAGCGGCCTGCCCGAAGCGAACGGACAGCGTTACGTGCTGCCGGGCGGAGCGTTTTTCGAGCTGCGCGGCGGCAGGATCGCCCGCATCACCAACTACTACGATCTTCAGGACTGGATTCGGCAGGTCGGTGGCTGA